The genomic DNA GGTATGCTGCAATAGTGGCCTGTGATAAACTTGGTTTCCGCGAAAATCTTTGGCTGATGATCCATACAAAGCCAGGGACCGATGCGGAAGAGATAGGGAAGCAACTGTCCGATATGATAGGTGTCAAGTGCGTGTATGTTATCTACAGTGATTTTGACTTGCTTGTTCACATTTCCTGTGCAACTACTGACGAAATCAATAGGACAGTGCAGTCAATAGGACAGATCAAGGATGTGGTCCGCGTGACCAAGATGACCGTCAGTACTAAGGTCAAAGAGGACTTTCGGGCAATTCTCTAATAATTTCTATACAAATGCGATTAACTGTACGTATATTAGTACTAACGTTTCATAAAAGACCCGATATCGTACCTTATAGTATACTCATCACTATCTAGGTCACAGCACGGCAAGAAGATGGAATAATGTCAAAGAATGTTTCCGTACTAATTGCATTGGTCCACAACGATCTGGTCGCACTCGTACGCGATGTATTCCAAGAGATTGACTTAGTTGGTGATATCGATAATATTTCTACTATGCAGGAGTCATATGATAGCACGGTCATGGCTAATTACGATATCGTTGTGATTGATGACTCGTCAGTCATTTCTGTACTTTCTCAGAAGTCATTACCCTCGATGCCGTGTCATCCACAGAGTAATATAATATTAATTACTGACCTTGCAAATATACCCGATTCCTCATCACCGTATCAGGTTCAGAATCTGATATGGCTACAGAATCCCCTTGAGAGTTCAGAAGAGCTGGCTGCATTTAGGTCACAGGCGGAAGATATCGTTCAGGTGATCGCCGAACGCAAGAATCTCTTGTACCGAAAGTTATTGGACCTGATCGAGGCCTCGCCTATACCGGCGGGTATCTGGGTTAAGAACCACAAGGGGCGGATCTATCTCGAACGCTTTAACGACCCGCTAATTTTCCGGGCAAACGAGTTGGGATACTCTCTTGATGATTCTTCTCTCAAAAAGATGGCGCAGATAGGTCTCGAAAAGATCGGTGAGGCTATCCGTCTATCTCTTTCAGATGGGGTTCCACGATTTTTGGAGGAGCATCACGAATATCCACAACATGACGACGTGCTCACGTATTGGGAGATTATACCCGTCGGATTGAATATGGTTCTGGTGATGACTCATTATCTTACTTCAGCGGAGGCATTGCCTAGCACACGGGGTCTTCGGTACGTGTTCAATGCATTTCCAAATCCCTCCTTTCTCTTCGTGTATACTCAGAACGAATTTATTCTGCTCCGGATAAATCCGGCCGCGGTCGTTCAACGTGGTTTCTCCGATCCCGAGGCGATGGTCGGCAAGACCCTTCATGATGTCTATAGTAAAATGGATCGAATTGTAGAGATGGTCACGAGTACGTATCAGACGGGTATTTCGAATAAGGTTGAACTCGTACATCCATCCTATTTTGATTCTACAGTGACTCATACAAGTTTTCAGACCGTCCGTATTGGACTTGACGCAGTTCTTGTCATTGAGACCGATATGACTCCGATCAGAACAGTCCACCAGCAGTTAGCCCGTCAGAGAGATGAGATGATCTCGTTCCTTAACCAATTTGATCATGAC from Candidatus Thorarchaeota archaeon includes the following:
- a CDS encoding Lrp/AsnC family transcriptional regulator gives rise to the protein MKKHWPEMHKRSIDEIKALLDQMDNLDELDIKIITLLQFDGRASFNKIADVLGTTVATISKRVKKLEQRGIIQGYAAIVACDKLGFRENLWLMIHTKPGTDAEEIGKQLSDMIGVKCVYVIYSDFDLLVHISCATTDEINRTVQSIGQIKDVVRVTKMTVSTKVKEDFRAIL
- a CDS encoding ATP-binding protein, which produces MSKNVSVLIALVHNDLVALVRDVFQEIDLVGDIDNISTMQESYDSTVMANYDIVVIDDSSVISVLSQKSLPSMPCHPQSNIILITDLANIPDSSSPYQVQNLIWLQNPLESSEELAAFRSQAEDIVQVIAERKNLLYRKLLDLIEASPIPAGIWVKNHKGRIYLERFNDPLIFRANELGYSLDDSSLKKMAQIGLEKIGEAIRLSLSDGVPRFLEEHHEYPQHDDVLTYWEIIPVGLNMVLVMTHYLTSAEALPSTRGLRYVFNAFPNPSFLFVYTQNEFILLRINPAAVVQRGFSDPEAMVGKTLHDVYSKMDRIVEMVTSTYQTGISNKVELVHPSYFDSTVTHTSFQTVRIGLDAVLVIETDMTPIRTVHQQLARQRDEMISFLNQFDHDLRNSLQVIASYVELLSDGSDSEIATGISSALEKIQHTLENSRELAQSGLVIGVKKFVDIEAIIRSVGEYCIPPEVSFTVESIPLVNCDQMKVSQAIENILMNAIEHGNATRIRVSSESTDDGIIIIISNNGTRIDPKQIDDILSGTYSSKGGTGGRGITITQRIIKAHGWRLVVDTDPETAFKIIIPQTETVT